The Halorussus salinus genome includes a region encoding these proteins:
- a CDS encoding PadR family transcriptional regulator has product MYDLTGFQRDLLYVIAGLDEPHGLAIKDELESYYEKEIHHGRLYPNLDTLVDKGFVEKGQRDRRTNYYTLTRRGTREIEARREWETQYVDLPREATA; this is encoded by the coding sequence ATGTACGACCTGACAGGCTTCCAAAGGGACTTGCTGTACGTCATCGCGGGCCTCGACGAACCGCACGGCCTCGCTATCAAAGACGAACTGGAATCGTACTACGAGAAAGAGATTCATCACGGCCGACTGTACCCGAACCTCGATACGCTCGTGGACAAGGGCTTCGTGGAGAAGGGCCAGCGCGACCGCCGGACCAACTACTACACGCTGACTCGCCGCGGAACCCGAGAGATAGAAGCGCGCCGCGAGTGGGAGACCCAATACGTGGATTTGCCCCGAGAAGCGACCGCGTAA
- a CDS encoding ParA family protein, with protein sequence MSRSIRACTFLDKGGTGKTTTAAHLGVALAERGHDVLLIDLAGKQGDLVKHFGRWETVERQIDEDDDWPNISTVFQDQWDAIAEKLGDAAVEDLILETDEGVDLIPAHPGLDSLDAELGNIDDAHDRYSRLDSFLNEYVEPLGYDAILIDLPGLTNNVSYNGLWAARNVIAPVEMGPFESEQAEALRADLDKIGANFDVDVKLAMVLPNKVDTRTTLAEEYLDAFEEAYPEAFVSSHVPVSQDIRNAAESGRTAFALEEPSTTAQRARESFLDNAETLVERLRERERAAPAGGEVA encoded by the coding sequence ATGTCTCGGTCCATCCGCGCCTGCACCTTCCTCGACAAGGGAGGGACGGGCAAGACCACGACGGCCGCCCACCTCGGCGTCGCGCTCGCCGAACGCGGCCACGACGTGTTGCTCATCGACCTCGCGGGCAAACAGGGCGACCTCGTCAAGCACTTCGGGCGATGGGAGACCGTCGAGCGCCAGATAGACGAGGACGACGACTGGCCGAACATTTCGACGGTCTTTCAGGACCAGTGGGACGCCATCGCCGAGAAGTTGGGCGACGCCGCAGTCGAGGACCTCATCTTGGAGACCGACGAGGGCGTCGATCTGATTCCGGCCCATCCGGGCCTCGACAGCCTCGACGCCGAACTCGGCAACATCGACGACGCCCACGACCGCTACTCCCGGCTCGACTCGTTCTTGAACGAGTACGTCGAACCGCTGGGTTACGACGCCATCCTCATCGACCTGCCGGGCCTGACGAACAACGTCAGCTACAACGGCTTGTGGGCCGCGCGGAACGTCATCGCGCCGGTCGAGATGGGACCGTTCGAGTCCGAACAGGCCGAAGCGTTGCGCGCGGACCTCGACAAGATCGGCGCGAACTTCGACGTGGACGTGAAACTGGCGATGGTCCTCCCGAACAAGGTGGACACGCGAACGACACTCGCCGAGGAGTACCTCGACGCCTTCGAGGAGGCCTACCCCGAGGCGTTCGTCTCCTCGCACGTCCCCGTCAGTCAGGACATCCGGAACGCCGCCGAGTCGGGCCGGACCGCGTTCGCGCTCGAAGAGCCGTCCACGACCGCCCAACGCGCACGCGAGTCGTTCCTCGACAACGCCGAGACGCTGGTCGAGCGACTCCGGGAGCGCGAGCGCGCCGCCCCGGCGGGAGGTGAGGTGGCGTGA
- a CDS encoding HpcH/HpaI aldolase family protein, translated as MSDSSTLRRRLRDGDSVVGHWLSVAHPAVAEVCAREADFAVVDTEHAPTDLADVANVARAVESAGEAALLARVADNDPVRIKRVLDTGVSGVLVPMVESAEEARRAVEATRYPPEGVRGIAGSRANDYGRNLAAQVRGDEGTPAVVLQIETDEAVAEARDIAAVEGVDALLVGPADLSGSLGVFGEYESDRFRETVESVLARAHDADTPVGTLATDESEIRLWADYGYDYQIVGTDAGYLADGAERARLTYEDAMR; from the coding sequence ATGTCAGATAGCTCCACGCTCAGGCGACGACTCCGCGACGGCGACTCGGTGGTCGGCCACTGGCTCTCGGTCGCCCACCCCGCGGTCGCGGAGGTCTGCGCCCGCGAGGCCGACTTCGCGGTCGTGGACACCGAACACGCGCCGACCGACCTCGCCGACGTGGCGAACGTCGCTCGCGCGGTCGAATCCGCGGGCGAGGCGGCCCTCCTCGCTCGCGTCGCGGACAACGACCCCGTGCGAATCAAGCGCGTGTTGGACACCGGCGTTTCCGGTGTCTTGGTCCCGATGGTCGAGTCCGCCGAGGAGGCCCGCCGCGCGGTCGAAGCGACGCGCTACCCGCCGGAGGGCGTCCGGGGCATCGCGGGGTCGCGGGCCAACGACTACGGCCGGAACCTCGCCGCGCAGGTCCGCGGCGACGAGGGGACGCCCGCCGTGGTCCTCCAAATCGAGACCGACGAGGCCGTCGCCGAGGCCCGCGACATCGCCGCGGTCGAGGGCGTGGACGCCCTGCTGGTCGGCCCGGCGGACCTCTCGGGGTCGCTGGGCGTCTTCGGCGAGTACGAGAGCGACCGCTTCCGCGAGACCGTCGAGTCGGTCCTCGCGCGCGCCCACGACGCCGACACGCCGGTCGGTACGTTGGCGACCGACGAGAGCGAGATTCGACTGTGGGCCGACTACGGCTACGACTACCAAATCGTCGGCACCGACGCGGGCTATCTCGCCGACGGCGCGGAGCGCGCACGACTGACCTACGAGGACGCGATGCGATGA
- a CDS encoding helix-turn-helix domain-containing protein, translating to MTLPTTDDATLRTRDTEEQMWDLAEEDPAAARRAYPSGWLWLTGEEAVRSLLAALLDADTDARYGVEDLASRSGLGESAVETAIEALISVGVLVADEGAYRINDCAIVYHAATELSAAVEATGAPDDESGFEYLARLESVRLMLDALLDVDPDQSLEQEDIHRLSGVSRKRVWHHVEKLVDLGVVEESGDEYAVGGATPVVRWIQSLDAAVVGATLAPSHP from the coding sequence ATGACGCTTCCCACGACCGACGACGCGACCTTGCGGACGCGCGATACCGAGGAGCAGATGTGGGACCTCGCCGAGGAGGACCCCGCGGCGGCGCGCCGGGCCTACCCGAGCGGGTGGCTCTGGCTCACCGGCGAGGAGGCCGTTCGGTCGCTGTTGGCGGCGCTGTTGGACGCCGACACCGACGCTCGCTACGGCGTCGAGGACCTCGCCTCGCGCTCCGGACTCGGCGAATCGGCGGTCGAGACGGCCATCGAGGCGCTCATCTCGGTCGGCGTGTTGGTCGCCGACGAGGGCGCGTATCGCATCAACGACTGCGCCATCGTCTATCACGCGGCGACGGAGCTATCGGCCGCGGTCGAGGCGACCGGCGCGCCCGACGACGAGTCGGGCTTCGAGTATCTCGCGCGCCTCGAATCGGTGCGCCTGATGCTCGACGCGCTACTTGACGTGGACCCGGACCAGTCGCTCGAACAGGAGGACATCCACCGGTTGAGCGGCGTCTCCCGAAAGCGGGTGTGGCACCACGTCGAGAAGTTGGTCGATTTGGGCGTGGTCGAGGAGTCGGGCGACGAGTACGCCGTCGGCGGCGCGACCCCCGTGGTCCGGTGGATTCAGTCGCTCGACGCGGCGGTCGTCGGTGCGACGCTCGCTCCGTCCCACCCCTGA
- a CDS encoding DUF192 domain-containing protein, translating to MRRYAAVLVGVMVLLGGCAGGFGGTATDDTNGQETATTVEPTANPETADRTTTDPPPTTTDVERTVNATFVVEDGENVTVSLMVADEPGERQSGLMHREELANRTGMVFVYENAQQVSFWMKNTLVPLDMIFVGPDNTVLNVQHARTQPNASTSELESYPSDGEAKYVVELPRGFANRTGVGPGTELVFEGQPPEAESTGWLSWLNW from the coding sequence ATGAGAAGGTACGCCGCGGTTCTGGTGGGGGTCATGGTACTCCTCGGGGGATGCGCCGGAGGGTTCGGCGGCACGGCGACAGACGACACCAACGGACAGGAGACGGCGACGACCGTAGAGCCGACAGCAAATCCTGAGACGGCGGACCGGACGACGACCGACCCGCCGCCGACCACGACCGACGTAGAGCGGACCGTCAACGCGACGTTCGTCGTGGAGGACGGCGAGAACGTCACCGTCTCACTGATGGTCGCCGACGAGCCGGGCGAGCGCCAGTCGGGGCTGATGCACCGCGAGGAGTTAGCCAACCGGACCGGGATGGTGTTCGTCTACGAGAACGCCCAGCAGGTGTCGTTCTGGATGAAAAACACCCTCGTTCCGCTCGACATGATATTCGTGGGTCCCGACAACACCGTGTTGAACGTCCAGCACGCCCGGACACAGCCCAACGCCTCCACGAGCGAGTTAGAGAGTTACCCGAGCGACGGAGAGGCCAAGTACGTCGTGGAACTCCCGCGCGGGTTCGCCAACCGGACCGGCGTCGGTCCCGGAACGGAGTTGGTGTTCGAGGGCCAGCCCCCGGAGGCCGAATCGACCGGCTGGCTGTCGTGGCTGAACTGGTGA
- a CDS encoding threonine synthase — protein MTDSPETALDSLDLTCYRCGATASFPDRKRCDCGEPLWFDTDGAAAEFAWPDAETTAGAKSAVRRYADLLPFDSESGGAIEGVSAAAGATPLVRASGLDNDAGCRLWLKDESENPTGSFKDRGSAVGVAWAAEAGREWVGTVSHGNMAMSVAATAAGASSGDPDADSPRALVLVPDDISGERLAAIAQYDPALVRVAGDYGRLYHETLAADAPVEFVNSDTPLRVAGQKTTALEICEAFARGASAREMRGRRDRAPDDSSASEVPSVPDAIVLPVSSGGHASATWKALRELRAAGLLAEEALPRLYFVQAAACDPIAAAFRDERESVTRATETGETVAYSIANADPPSGTRALAAARATGGAVLSVPDDEILDAKATLARNAGFCVEPASATALAGIRRLSDAGELAADDAVVAVLTGTGFRELDAASADPETVALADLPDRLAALTR, from the coding sequence ATGACGGACTCGCCCGAGACCGCCCTCGATTCGCTCGACCTGACCTGCTACCGGTGCGGCGCGACCGCCTCCTTCCCCGACCGCAAGCGGTGCGACTGCGGCGAACCGCTCTGGTTCGACACCGACGGAGCCGCCGCCGAGTTCGCGTGGCCCGACGCCGAGACGACCGCGGGAGCGAAATCGGCCGTCCGGCGCTACGCCGACCTCCTGCCCTTCGACTCCGAATCCGGCGGAGCCATCGAGGGCGTGAGCGCCGCCGCGGGCGCGACGCCGCTGGTCCGCGCGTCGGGACTCGACAACGACGCGGGATGCCGACTCTGGCTCAAAGACGAGAGCGAGAACCCGACGGGGAGTTTCAAGGACCGGGGGAGCGCGGTGGGCGTGGCGTGGGCCGCCGAGGCGGGCCGCGAGTGGGTCGGTACCGTCTCGCACGGAAACATGGCGATGAGCGTCGCGGCGACCGCCGCGGGAGCGAGTTCCGGAGACCCCGACGCCGACTCGCCGCGCGCGCTCGTTCTCGTGCCCGACGACATCTCCGGCGAACGACTCGCGGCCATCGCGCAGTACGACCCCGCGCTCGTCCGGGTCGCGGGCGACTACGGCCGTCTCTACCACGAGACGCTGGCCGCCGACGCGCCCGTGGAGTTCGTCAACTCCGACACTCCTCTGCGCGTGGCCGGGCAGAAGACCACGGCGCTGGAAATCTGCGAGGCGTTCGCTCGCGGGGCGTCCGCCCGCGAAATGCGCGGTCGGCGGGACCGCGCGCCGGACGACTCCTCCGCGTCCGAGGTCCCCTCAGTGCCGGACGCCATCGTCCTCCCCGTCTCCAGCGGCGGCCACGCCAGCGCGACGTGGAAGGCTCTGCGGGAGTTGCGGGCCGCGGGTCTCCTCGCCGAGGAGGCCCTCCCGAGACTCTACTTCGTGCAGGCGGCGGCCTGCGACCCCATCGCGGCGGCGTTCCGCGACGAGCGCGAGTCGGTGACGCGAGCGACCGAGACCGGCGAGACGGTCGCCTACTCCATCGCCAACGCCGACCCGCCGAGCGGGACGCGGGCGCTCGCGGCGGCCCGCGCAACCGGCGGCGCGGTCCTCTCGGTGCCCGACGACGAGATTCTGGACGCGAAAGCCACCCTCGCTCGAAACGCGGGCTTCTGCGTCGAACCGGCCTCGGCGACCGCGCTGGCCGGGATTCGACGACTCTCCGACGCGGGCGAACTCGCGGCCGACGACGCGGTGGTCGCGGTGCTGACCGGCACGGGGTTCCGGGAGTTGGACGCCGCCAGTGCGGACCCGGAGACGGTTGCACTCGCCGACCTGCCTGACCGACTGGCGGCGCTCACTCGGTAG
- a CDS encoding DUF7521 family protein has translation MQPMEVAYVVLSAVLVVAGLTLVAKSARAYLETDSRSMLLLTIGFSLVVAAAVATTYSAFVTDFERSRVLLTVNYAVTTLGYVFIVTSVRAQ, from the coding sequence ATGCAACCGATGGAAGTCGCCTACGTCGTACTCAGTGCCGTCCTCGTCGTCGCGGGTCTCACGCTGGTCGCGAAGTCGGCCCGCGCGTATCTAGAGACCGATAGTCGGTCGATGCTCCTGTTGACCATCGGGTTCTCGCTGGTCGTCGCCGCGGCGGTGGCGACGACCTACAGCGCGTTCGTGACCGACTTCGAGCGGAGTCGCGTGTTGCTCACGGTCAACTACGCGGTGACGACGCTCGGGTACGTCTTCATCGTGACGAGCGTTCGGGCGCAGTAA
- a CDS encoding minichromosome maintenance protein MCM: MSARSGDLTEKWYEYVYRDRGESVRRFVERYPDERALSVSCERFGHDYQFVRPLLTNPDEALRAGKAALGRFLADDADREMRDVYLRVSDLPAESELALGDLRAEHLNQLHTTRGVVAETGQLRPKVVRAGFRCAKCEEVTRYVAQRGREFRSHAKCPRCSSVGYLSFAPDASEYVDAREVRLRDPTGETAVPLLLEHDLADGVSDGDEMRIVAIPRASRTGDSSVAETWLESVSMECLTTADR; encoded by the coding sequence ATGTCGGCGCGAAGCGGCGACCTGACCGAGAAGTGGTACGAGTACGTGTATCGTGACCGCGGCGAGTCGGTGCGCCGGTTCGTGGAGCGGTACCCCGACGAGCGCGCCCTGTCGGTGAGTTGCGAGCGATTCGGCCACGACTACCAGTTCGTCCGGCCGCTCCTGACGAACCCCGACGAGGCGCTCCGGGCGGGGAAGGCCGCGCTCGGGCGCTTTCTGGCCGACGACGCGGACCGCGAGATGCGGGACGTGTACCTCCGGGTCAGCGACCTCCCCGCCGAGAGCGAACTCGCGCTCGGAGACCTCCGGGCGGAACACCTGAACCAACTCCACACCACCCGAGGAGTCGTCGCCGAGACCGGCCAGCTTCGGCCGAAGGTCGTTCGCGCAGGGTTCCGGTGTGCCAAGTGCGAGGAGGTCACGCGATACGTCGCCCAGCGCGGGCGCGAGTTCCGGAGCCACGCCAAGTGCCCGCGGTGCAGTTCGGTCGGCTACCTCTCGTTCGCGCCAGACGCTAGTGAGTACGTGGACGCCCGAGAGGTTCGCCTCCGGGACCCTACCGGTGAGACGGCGGTCCCGCTACTGCTCGAACACGACTTGGCCGACGGCGTGTCGGACGGCGACGAAATGCGCATCGTTGCCATTCCTCGTGCGAGCCGGACCGGCGACTCGTCGGTCGCGGAGACGTGGCTCGAATCCGTGAGTATGGAATGCTTAACGACCGCGGACCGATAA
- a CDS encoding CDGSH iron-sulfur domain-containing protein gives MAREITHDATGPLKLDEEDLDDEKGNVAVCLCGLSENYPFCDGSHRAAEDEESGVRYKYENDDPDGERREIAEIIFADE, from the coding sequence ATGGCCCGCGAAATCACCCACGACGCAACCGGCCCGCTCAAGCTGGACGAGGAGGACTTGGACGACGAGAAAGGAAACGTCGCGGTCTGTCTCTGCGGTCTCTCGGAGAACTACCCCTTCTGTGACGGCTCGCACCGGGCCGCCGAGGACGAGGAGTCCGGCGTCCGCTACAAGTACGAGAACGACGACCCGGACGGCGAGCGCCGCGAGATAGCCGAGATAATCTTCGCCGACGAGTAG
- a CDS encoding DUF456 domain-containing protein, whose product MDLFFVAAVVLLLAGVVGSVVPAVPGAGLSLVGVYLYWWSSGFATPGLLVLVAFTLVGLAAILADQLGGALAASAGGASKKTTLLATVVSIPLFFVAGPAALVVGIAVTVFAAEYYRTRNAGQGARAAVFAAVGVLGSAVVQLVVTLSLLGGFLLVAL is encoded by the coding sequence ATGGACCTATTCTTCGTCGCCGCCGTGGTTTTACTGCTCGCTGGCGTCGTCGGGAGCGTCGTTCCCGCTGTCCCCGGTGCTGGCCTCTCGCTCGTCGGCGTCTACCTCTACTGGTGGTCGAGCGGGTTCGCGACGCCGGGCCTCCTCGTACTGGTCGCGTTCACGCTGGTCGGTCTCGCCGCCATCCTCGCCGACCAGCTTGGGGGCGCGCTCGCCGCGAGCGCCGGAGGAGCCTCGAAGAAGACGACGCTCTTGGCGACGGTAGTGAGCATCCCGCTGTTCTTCGTCGCGGGTCCCGCCGCGCTCGTCGTCGGAATCGCGGTCACCGTCTTCGCCGCGGAGTACTACCGGACGCGGAACGCCGGACAGGGGGCACGGGCGGCGGTGTTCGCCGCGGTCGGGGTCCTCGGGTCCGCGGTGGTCCAGTTGGTCGTCACACTCTCGCTACTGGGCGGGTTCCTGCTGGTCGCGCTCTGA
- a CDS encoding FAD-binding and (Fe-S)-binding domain-containing protein, which translates to MSSPPADAPDFESYRDSLGIEVPDDPDHAELAADLRRACEGAVRFDEYSQILYATDGSVYEERPAGVVFPTDADDVAAATEVAAAHDAPVLPRGAGSSLAGQSVGSGCVVLDLSRHLDAILEVDPDRKRAVVQPGVVQDDLDSRLADDGLKFAPDPASSNRATVGGGIGNNSTGAHSVRYGITDAYVEEVEAVLADGSRIRAREVELDGPEWERIVAKDDREAAIYQTVRSLVEENEAEIEDKYPKLKRSVSGYNLHKCIYVNENGNECVNVAKLFVGAEGTLGTVTEATLSLVSQPDETALALYCFSDLLSAMEAVPVALDYDPSAVELMDDEVFRLARESTEYAQYAEPIPDDAAAALMLEFDSEVKVDLEEAVAETNAEFVHAGAAFDVLEAYDEEAQSKLWKLRKAAIPLLMSMAGDPKPYPFIEDASVPPDELAEYVQGFEGVLEAHDTSAAYFAHAGSGTLHVRPVLNLKESAGVEKMQSIAEDVTSLVLDHRGSFSGEHGDGLARTQFNPKLYGPELWAAFKQLKTSFDPDWRMNPGKVVFRDSPDDVGPTGPGAAAERGVGADMRENLRYGPAYSSLEPATEQDFSAEGGFSHLVELCNGCGTCRQTDSEVMCPSYRGMDDEMATTRGRANMLRAAISGELPPDEIYSERFQKEVLDLCLGCKGCQSDCPTGVDLAKLKAEVKHRYHEEEGAGPRERLFAEVDRLARVGSALAPVSNWLADLPGAGLLAEKTLGIARERDFPEFAGQSFASWFAARGGPRIPASEAADRVLLVPDTYTNYVYPATGRAAVQVLEAAGVRVEVPDADPSGRPAYSEGFLDVARERAAANVARFAPRVREGWSVVYPEPSDAAMVQDEYRDLLPDSSAADLLAENAYGVCEYLDVTRRDDAIDFDAPDVRLAYHGHCNQKALGTAGHAAGLLSRAGYDVAALDSGCCGMAGSFGYHAEHYDLSQSIGDILRDRISEADADEVVAPGASCRSQLDTERPTHPVEELAAALPRR; encoded by the coding sequence ATGTCTTCCCCTCCCGCGGACGCCCCCGACTTCGAGTCCTACCGGGACTCGCTCGGTATCGAGGTACCCGACGACCCCGACCACGCCGAACTGGCGGCCGACCTCCGGCGGGCCTGCGAGGGCGCGGTCCGGTTCGACGAGTACAGCCAGATTCTCTACGCCACCGACGGGAGCGTCTACGAGGAGCGTCCCGCGGGAGTCGTCTTCCCGACGGACGCCGACGACGTGGCGGCCGCGACCGAAGTCGCGGCCGCCCACGACGCGCCGGTCCTCCCTCGCGGCGCGGGGTCGTCGCTCGCGGGCCAGTCGGTGGGGTCGGGCTGTGTCGTCCTCGACCTCTCGCGGCATCTGGACGCGATTCTTGAGGTGGACCCCGACCGGAAGCGCGCGGTCGTCCAGCCCGGCGTCGTGCAGGACGACCTCGACTCCCGGCTGGCCGACGACGGCCTGAAGTTCGCGCCCGACCCGGCCTCCTCGAACCGAGCGACTGTCGGGGGCGGCATCGGCAACAACTCGACGGGCGCACACTCGGTCCGGTACGGCATCACCGACGCCTACGTCGAGGAGGTCGAAGCCGTCCTCGCGGACGGAAGTCGGATTCGCGCCCGCGAGGTCGAACTCGACGGGCCGGAGTGGGAGCGAATCGTGGCGAAGGACGACCGCGAGGCCGCGATTTACCAAACGGTTCGGTCGCTGGTCGAGGAGAACGAAGCCGAAATCGAGGACAAGTACCCGAAACTCAAGCGGTCGGTGTCGGGCTACAACCTCCACAAGTGTATTTACGTAAACGAAAACGGAAACGAATGCGTAAACGTTGCCAAGCTGTTCGTCGGCGCGGAGGGGACGCTGGGCACCGTCACGGAGGCGACGCTCTCGCTGGTCTCGCAACCCGACGAGACCGCGCTGGCGCTGTACTGCTTCTCGGACCTGCTGTCGGCGATGGAGGCCGTGCCGGTCGCGCTCGACTACGACCCGAGCGCGGTCGAGTTGATGGACGACGAGGTGTTCCGACTGGCCCGCGAGTCCACCGAGTACGCGCAGTACGCCGAGCCGATTCCCGACGACGCCGCGGCCGCGCTGATGCTGGAGTTCGATTCGGAGGTGAAAGTCGATTTGGAGGAGGCCGTCGCGGAGACGAATGCCGAGTTCGTCCACGCGGGCGCGGCCTTCGACGTGTTGGAGGCTTACGACGAGGAGGCCCAGTCGAAGCTCTGGAAGCTCCGGAAGGCGGCGATTCCCCTGCTGATGAGCATGGCGGGCGACCCCAAACCCTATCCCTTCATCGAGGACGCGTCGGTTCCGCCCGACGAGTTGGCCGAGTACGTGCAGGGTTTCGAGGGAGTTCTGGAGGCCCACGACACCTCGGCGGCGTACTTCGCCCACGCCGGGAGCGGGACCCTCCACGTCCGCCCCGTGCTGAACCTCAAGGAATCGGCGGGCGTCGAGAAGATGCAGTCCATCGCCGAGGACGTGACCTCGCTCGTGTTGGACCACCGCGGGTCGTTCTCGGGCGAACACGGCGACGGCCTCGCACGGACGCAGTTCAACCCCAAATTGTACGGTCCGGAGCTGTGGGCCGCGTTCAAGCAACTCAAGACCTCGTTCGACCCAGACTGGCGGATGAACCCCGGCAAGGTCGTCTTCCGGGACTCGCCCGACGACGTGGGACCGACCGGTCCCGGCGCGGCCGCCGAGCGCGGCGTCGGCGCGGACATGCGCGAGAATTTGCGCTACGGCCCGGCCTACTCGTCGCTGGAACCCGCCACCGAGCAGGACTTCTCGGCGGAGGGCGGCTTCTCGCACCTCGTGGAACTGTGCAACGGCTGTGGTACCTGCCGCCAGACCGACTCGGAGGTGATGTGTCCGTCCTACCGCGGGATGGACGACGAGATGGCCACGACCCGCGGCCGGGCGAACATGCTCCGAGCCGCGATTTCGGGCGAACTTCCGCCCGACGAAATCTACAGCGAGCGATTCCAGAAGGAGGTGCTGGACCTCTGTCTGGGGTGTAAGGGCTGTCAGAGCGACTGCCCGACCGGAGTGGACCTCGCCAAACTCAAGGCCGAGGTCAAGCACCGCTACCACGAGGAGGAAGGCGCTGGCCCCCGCGAACGACTCTTCGCCGAGGTTGACCGCCTCGCTCGCGTCGGCTCTGCGCTCGCGCCGGTCTCAAACTGGCTGGCCGACCTCCCCGGCGCGGGCCTGCTCGCCGAGAAGACGCTCGGCATCGCCCGCGAACGCGACTTCCCCGAGTTCGCGGGCCAGTCGTTCGCGTCGTGGTTCGCGGCCCGCGGCGGCCCACGGATTCCGGCCTCGGAGGCCGCGGACCGGGTTCTGCTCGTGCCCGACACCTACACGAACTACGTCTACCCCGCGACGGGCCGGGCCGCGGTGCAGGTCCTCGAAGCCGCCGGGGTCCGCGTCGAGGTGCCCGACGCCGACCCGAGCGGTCGCCCGGCGTACTCGGAGGGCTTCCTCGACGTGGCCCGAGAGCGCGCCGCGGCCAACGTCGCTCGGTTCGCGCCCCGCGTCCGCGAGGGCTGGTCGGTCGTCTACCCCGAACCCTCCGACGCCGCGATGGTGCAGGACGAGTACCGGGACCTCCTGCCCGACTCGTCGGCCGCCGACCTCCTCGCCGAGAACGCTTACGGCGTCTGCGAGTACCTCGACGTGACGCGCCGGGACGACGCCATCGACTTCGACGCGCCCGACGTTCGGCTGGCGTACCACGGCCACTGCAACCAGAAGGCGCTGGGTACTGCTGGTCACGCCGCGGGGCTCCTCTCGCGGGCGGGCTACGACGTGGCCGCGCTCGACTCGGGCTGTTGTGGCATGGCCGGAAGCTTCGGCTACCACGCCGAACACTACGACCTCTCCCAGTCCATCGGCGACATCCTGCGCGACCGGATTTCCGAAGCGGACGCCGACGAGGTGGTCGCGCCCGGCGCGTCCTGTCGGTCGCAACTGGACACCGAGCGCCCGACCCACCCCGTCGAGGAGTTGGCCGCGGCGCTTCCACGCCGATAG